The Pseudoalteromonas tunicata genome segment TTTTAAATACGGCTCCAACGCTAAATTCATCTTCAAATAGTGCCTGAGGCCACGTAAGAGATTCATTTTTAATTAATTCTAATACAGTATCTTTACTGTCTTGCAAAGATACCCCTAGTATTTGAAATTCATCTTCTGAATATTTATTACGAAGATCTCTTAATATAGGCCACGCTTTCTTACATGGTGCACACCATGTCCCATAAAAATCAATTAATACAACTTTCCCAATATTGTCTTGTGACTTGTATTGTTCTCCACCGATAAGGTTCAAGGAAAAATTGTATTGTTCACCAACAAAAATTGTAGGAAACGGGATAGAGGTAAGTAGGTTTGAAATTTTATCATTTTTTTCTTTCTTCTTTTTCTCATCAAGCGCTCTCTGAGCAATAAGTTCTGAAGTTGCTTTGCCTTGAAGTATAACTTTTAATGTATCCTTTTTAGCAAGGATTTGAGCTGGTAAATATGTCAAGCTCGAAACCCAAGCATCAGATGATCTACCTATACTTTCACCCGCTACTGTAGACTGAACCCTATTATTGTTTTTTGAAATAAAAACAATTCTAAAATCTTGATGCCAATCATTATTACGCGAACTAATATCAGGAGACACTTGAGATACAACTACGGCTAATTGGTTATCCTTTAGTTCAAGTAGTGTAACTGATGGGTATTTTATATTTGCAGTATATGTCACGGAGTCATCCCAAGGGCTAAAACTCATTAGGTCAAACCATTGTGCCTCTTTCGCAACACAGTTAGAAGACAGGAAAAAGGATAAAACTACGATAACGATTTTAGGATAATTTAACATCACTTTAATAACACTCCTTTGTTAAGATGAAGCCTAACGAGCCTGTAGAATTACTCGTTTTTAATTTGTTGTTATTAATCAGCAAACTATAACTTAGTTCCTATTTTGACTCAATCGTTCAGTCTGTTTTGAGCTGATATTTTAATCGAGGTTTTAGATGGTTATCTTGCGGTTTCAGTGGGGGCCTAACGAGCCTGTAGAATTACTCGTTTTTAATTTGTTGTTATTAATCAGCAAACTATAACTTAGTTCCTATTTTGACTCAATCGTTCAGTCTGTTTTGAGCTGATATTTTAATCAAGGTTTTAGATGGTTATCTTGCGGTTTCAGTGGGGGTTCTGAGGTCTTTTTAAGGTTACAAAGAGTTTCCCCCTAATTTAGTGCAGCCTGTTTTGCAGCTTTCGATAGTATGACCAAAGCAACTTTTACCACCGAGTTCACCGCTGCGCTACACCGAACTTTGAGATTTGTGTAGGTGCAAGCCTGCTTGCGAAGGCGAGCGCAGCTCGGCAGGTTTTTCTTTAAGGTA includes the following:
- a CDS encoding TlpA family protein disulfide reductase, with product MLNYPKIVIVVLSFFLSSNCVAKEAQWFDLMSFSPWDDSVTYTANIKYPSVTLLELKDNQLAVVVSQVSPDISSRNNDWHQDFRIVFISKNNNRVQSTVAGESIGRSSDAWVSSLTYLPAQILAKKDTLKVILQGKATSELIAQRALDEKKKKEKNDKISNLLTSIPFPTIFVGEQYNFSLNLIGGEQYKSQDNIGKVVLIDFYGTWCAPCKKAWPILRDLRNKYSEDEFQILGVSLQDSKDTVLELIKNESLTWPQALFEDEFSVGAVFKKLGFNGVPHYLLVDQSGVLVGQIKSENLDQEIKKLINSMK